The nucleotide sequence CGCTGTATCGTGAGAGCTTGGATCCGGAAAGCTGCCACATGCCACACTGGCTGCGGAGCGCCGGTTACCGAACAGGGATGGCGGGCAAGTGGCATTTGACCAACAACGAACACGGTCACTACACCTACTTGAAAGCGGAATCCGCGGATCAATTCGGGTTCGATTTCGTCGCGTCACCGGGTCCGGGCAGCCAAAACGAAGGCGACAAGTGGGTCGATCATCTGACCAATCAGACGATTCGATTCATGGATGATTCCGACGAAGGACCGTGGTTCTTCTACCTGGCCCACCACACCCTTCATGGCAAAGTTTCCGCGCCCGTTCCGCTTGTAGAAAAGTATTTGAATGCCGGACATCCCGCCGAAGGCATGAACAATGCCACCTACCTTGCCGCCATCGAGCACCTGGACCTTTCCATTGGGCGAATCCTGGATCACTTGCAGGCGTCCGGGCAGGCGGACAACACGATGATCGTCTTTCTTTCGGACAACGGTGGTGTCGACACCCAGCTTGCATTGCCTCAATGGAACGATCAGCCGCTTGACGGTAGCCAACCAATGCTTGTCCACAAGGAGGAGTTTGATAGCGATCCGTTGCGTGCCGGCAAAGGATCCGTTTACGAAGGCGGCATCCGAGTTCCGTGCTTGGTTCGCTGGCCGGGAACCGTTCCGGCGGGGAAGACGATTGACACGCCCGTCCAGGTGACCGACTGGCTAACCACATTCTTAGCCGCCGCGGATGTCGATCGATCGCAACTTGGCACTGACGCCGGCGTGACCCTGTACGGCCTGAACGTCATGCCCGTATTGCAAGGTGACATCGCACCGACGCGAGATCTCTGTTGGTACATGCCGCTATACGATCTTCGATGGGGTGCCACGCCGGCAGCCATCATTCGCCGGGGACGTTGGAAACTGATTGAGTTTTTCGGCGATCATGTGGACGCCAAGGGCCAGTATCGGACCGGGCAGCGAACGGAACTTTACGATTTGGAAGCGGACCTTGCCGAAACGCACAACCTTGCACCGGAGCGACCTGAACTGGTCAATGAGCTTCGTCAGCGCTTGATTGATTGGATTCGCAACGCGGGTGCTCCCATCCCGACGCAGAATCCGCATGCCGATCCGAATCGGTGGCTGTGGGAAACCCGTGATAAGCCGCCTTGGATTTCCGAAGCCGATTGGCCCAGGGCTCCAGGGCTTCCCTAATCAACGCCGGCGGAACACAGATCGATCATGGGACACGCGATTTGGCGGAGCAGGGCAGGGCATCGATGCGCACGAAAAACACCGCAGCGTGTGGGTGCACGCCACGGTGTTTGGTTGATTTAGCGATCGTTTCTCGCGGATCGATCGATGGTCAAAGAATCACTCGAATTCAATCAACACATCGTTCGCCTTGACGCTGCCGCCGACTTCAGCGTTCAGCTTGGCGATTTTTCCCGCGATGGGTGCGGTGATGACCGTTTCCATCTTCATCGCTTCCAAGACCATTAATTCTTGGTCCTGTTCGATTTCTTCGCCCACTTCGACCGGCACGCGGATCACGACGCCGGACACGGGGCTGCGGCACACCTTGCTTTCGTCTTCGACGACTTGACCACCACCGCCGGACGGTGGTGCTACCGGCGGAGCGACGCCTGGTGCTTGATAGCTTTCGCTGGCCGGAACAAACCCCGGCTGCGGGGATTCTTCTTCGGCGACGTCGACTTCAACCTCGTACACGTCACCATCAATTTTGATCTTTAGTTTCACTGGAATCTCCCTGATGAATTAACGTGCCAAGGCGTGAGAAGCATGGATGGTCGCCCGACCTTGATGTGCCCAAGTCTTGGAACTGATCAGGCGAATTTGGCGGATCTGTGGTTTAACACCCAAGTAGGCTGCGATCGCACTGGAGATGATCATCAGCCGTTGTTCGTCAATTGGGGGCTTGCTGCTTTCAACGGATTCCATCGCCTTTTCAAGCGATGCGACCCGCGACTGCAGTCCCTGGATGTCTTGCCGCAACGACTTCAGCATCGCGACAATTTCATCGTTGTTCTTTTGATCGTCGGTCATGACATAGAATTCCGAAGTTGGAAACGCATTGGACGGATGGACGTGCCAGACGGCCACACCGGTGTGACCGCAAGGCGTCCTACAGCGGAATCAAGCCATGCTTCTTCGGCGGACGCTGGTCTCGCTTGTTTCGCAAGTATTCCAACGCACGCGCGATGTGTTTTCGCGTGTCGGCCGGTTCGATCACATCGTCGACCAACCGGCGACCAGCGGCAACATACGGCGACGCAAACGCTTCGCGATATTCCGCAATCAATTCGGCCCTGCGTGCCACCGGGTCTTCGGCCTCGGCCATTTCCTTGCGGAACACGATTTCCACGGCGCCTTCAGCACCCATCACGGCCACTTCGGCGGTCGGCCAAGCGAACACGGCATCGGCACCGATATCACGTGAACACATCGCGACGTGGGCACCTCCGTAGGACTTCCGCAAAATCAGCTGAACCATGGGCACGGTTGCCGCTGAATAGGCGAACAACAACTTGGCACCGTTTCGAATGATGCCGTTGTATTCCTGTTCAACGCCCGGCAGATAACCGGGAACGTCGACCATGGTGACCAATGGGATATTGAATGCGTTGCAGAACCGAATGAACCGTGACGCCTTGTTAGCGGCATGGTTGTCGATCGCACCGGCCAGCACCATCGGCTGGTTGGCGACGATCCCGACGGTTCGTCCCAGGATTCGAGCGAAACCGACCACCATGTTGGTCGCGTGACCGGCCTGGACCTCCAAGAAGTCCTTGCGATCCACGACTTCGGCGATCACCGCACGGATGTCGTAACCGGCCTTGTGATCGACGGGCACAATGTTGTTCAGCTCGGGGTTGGGTTCCAAGTTGTCGTCACAGGGAACGATGGGGGCATCTTCCAAGTTATTCGACGGCAGGAAACTGAGCAGACGACGACAGATGTGCAGTGCATCCGCATCATCCCGGGCGACAAAGTGAACCACGCCGGAGTGGATCATATGTGAATCGGCACCACCGAGCTGTTCCGCGGTGATTTCTTCGCCGGTCACCTGTTTGATCACCTGGGGCCCGGTGATGAACATCTGGGCTTTGCGAGTTTGAATCACAAAATCCGTCAGCGCCGGCGAATAGGCCGCTCCACCGGCACAGGGACCACAAATCAAACTGATTTGCGGCACGGCACCGGAAAGCAACACGTTGGATCGAAACACTTGTCCGTAGCCGGAAAGCGAATCGATGCCTTCTTGGACCCGGGCACCACCGGAGTCGTTCAAGAAGACGAACGGGCTGCCCGTCTTCAGCGAACGCTTCATCGCATCGGCGACCTTCAGCGAATGAACCTCGCCGGCGGAACCACCCAACACCGTAAAATCTTGGCTGGCCAAGTGAACCAGACGCCCATCGATGGATGCGGCACCGGTCACCACGCCATCGGCCGGGATGACACGACCGCCCAAACCGAATTGGGTTTGGCGGTGTTCGGCAAAGATGCCGAATTCTTCAAAGCTGGCATCATCGACCAAGTTGTCCACCCGTTCGCGTGCCGTCATCTTGCCTTGATCACGCTGTTTTTCGAGGCGTTTTTCACCGCCACCCAGCATGACCGTGTCACGACGCTGCCGCAGGTCGTCGACCAAGTCATCCATTGTATTTTTATCTTTCGCCGTCATTGCTTGGGATCCTTTGCGGGATGGACTAAACGGGTTCTACCGAAACTTTATGGGTCTTCCCGTAAAGCTTGACTTCATAGTTGACTTCGGACTTGATGCCTTTCCTCGCCGCTTCGGCTTTGGCCTTTTCTTCGGCGACCTGTTCGGCGGTTTTGCTTAGGTTCTTTGGTCCCTCGCCACGGGTCGAAAAGAACCCCGGTGCCACTTGCGGGAACATTGCATAGGTCAGCACGTCTTCGTCGGTACCATCGAATCCGTCCAGTGCCGATGCCTTGTCGCGAAGCTCATCCCATTCCGGTTTCAAACAATCGGCCGGACGTTTGGTGATGGATGACTTCTTGGCATGTTTTTCGGCCGCTTCGATGATCTTGGGATCGCGAGGTGCGATGGTTTCGCCGTAATATCCCAGCATCAAATCTGCGAACTCACCCGTCAGCGCTTTGTAGGGTCCCATCAGAACGTTGAACACCGCTTGTGTACCAACGATCTGGCTGGACGGAGTGACCAGTGGCGGAAAACCGGCCACTTCGCGAACACGTGGCACTTCTTCCAGCACTTCTTGCAGCCGATCCGCGGCGCCTTGTTGGGCCAGTTGGCTTTCCATATTGGAAATCATGCCGCCGGGGATTTGGCTGTCGAAGATGTCGGTTTCGACACCGATGAATTTCGATTCAAACTCGGCATAGCGGGGTCGAATCTTTGCAAAGTGCTGCTTGATTTTCTTCAACCGCTCCTTATCCAGCGAAGTGGTGTAACCGGTGCCTTCCAACATCTCGACCAAAGCTTCGGTCGGGTTGTGGCCCGGTCCCAAACTGAGGCTGGAAATCGCGGTGTCGACGATGTCGGCACCGGCTTCGATCGCTTTCATCAGGCTGACCAAGGTGACACCGGTGGTGCTGTGCACGTGAACGTGCACCAGCATGTCATCGCCACACGCTTCCTTGATGCCCTTGACGATGTCGTAGGCGGGCTGCGGTTTCAGCAGGGCGGCCATGTCTTTCAGACAAATCGAATCGCACCCCATGTCCTGCAAACGCTTCGCCATTTCGACGAAATGGTCGTTGGTGTGCAGCGGGCTGGTGGTGTAGCAAATTGTGCCTTCGGCGTGCTTGCCCGTACGGCGAACCGCTTCCATTGCACGCTTCAGATTCCGGATGTCATTCAGAGCGTCGAAAACGCGAAAGACATCCATACCGTTTTCAGCCGACTTGTCCACGAACCGATCGACGACCGTGTCTTCGTAGTGGCGATAGCCCAACAAGTTTTGGCCCCGCAACAACATTTGCAGGCGGCTGTTGGGCAACAGTTTGCGAAACGTTCGCAATCTTTCCCAAGGATCTTCATTCAAAAAGCGGATGCAGGAGTCGTACGTCGCCCCGCCCCAGCATTCGACACTCCAGTAACCGGCCTGATCGATTTCCTCACAGATCGGCACCATGTCTTCGAGCGCCATACGGGTCGCCAAAATGCTTTGGTGCCCGTCGCGCAGTACCAATTCCGTGACATCCACGTGACGTGTCATCGGGAAATCTCCTCGGCGTATAGCTTGAGTTTGTTGGAGCGAAAAGGTCGTCAACTTCGCTTCGGCGACGCATCGCGTTTGCGACAATCGTTTTCGGCGATGTGTCGAGATCTGTCACTCAGGCGCTGACCTTGTGTTCGGGTCGGCAGAACCATTTGCGTCAAATCGCCACACTGACCGTGTCCCACCGAAAACCAAAGTGTGCCACTGTGTCGCAGAGGCACTCAAAACCGATGAAAGCTCGGTCGCCGGATGGAACGAGTCGAATGGTACTGAACCGATCGGCATCTCGTGAATGCGTGCGGGGAATTTTCCCAGCCTTCAGCGACAGATTGTCCGGTAGACACCCGTTCTTGGCGGCATCAAGACCGCTCCAAAACCTATCGGCGCGTTGAAGTTGTGGCGATTCATGGCCGACGCGTTTGCTAGCTGATGACAAATCGTCTCACTCGCACACATCGGACTGTTTTGAGTGTGCTGTTGCGTAGCAGATCAAAAGTTGAATCGGTAAGCTCCGATGCATCGCGAAGACCGCGATCCCTTCGGCCCAGAACGATGGCTGCCCTAACCGTCGCGTCGGGCCCAACGGTCGACTGCCTGTCATCTATCCCCCTTCCACACGCAGGAACCCGAGGTCCCATCATGCATGTACTTCCTTCCATCCCCGACATTTTTTCCAACTGGTTACTGCCGCCGCTTGCGGCGGCAGGGTCTGAGGCCACCGGCGAGATTGTCGAAACCGCTCTCGACCAGTCTCGCCCGTTGCCGCTGTGGTGGCACTTGACTTGGATCACCGCCACGGTCGCCTTGGTCAGCGCTTTCATGTTCTATCGATGGATCATGGAACAAAGCGAAGGCAACGACCGCATGAAGGAAATCGCTAAGTACGTCCGTGAAGGTGCTTACGCCTATCTGCGACGTCAGTACATGGTGGTGATCGTCTTTTTCATCGTCGTCAGCAGCCTGTTGGCAGTGATGGCGTTCGGCTTGGAAGTCCAACACCGCTTGGTTCCATTCGCTTTCCTGACCGGCGGTTTCTTTTCGGGCTTGGCCGGATTCTTCGGCATGAAGACCGCCACCAACGCGTCGGGACGTACGGCGCAGGGAGCCAGCGAATCGCTGGACCGTGGCCTGAAGATTGCCTTTCGCGCCGGCAGCGTGATGGGCTTGGCCGTGGTCGGACTGGCAATGCTGGATATCAGCCTGTGGTTCCTGTATTTGTACAAGTTCCACCACGTCGTGTTCGGCGGCCAACCGATGAGTCTTGAAACGATCACCGTCGTGATGTTGTGTTTCGGCATGGGTGCGTCATCCCAAGCGCTGTTTGCTCGTGTCGGTGGTGGGATCTACACCAAAGCTGCTGACGTGGGTGCCGACTTGGTCGGTAAAGTCGAAGCCGGTATCCCCGAAGACGATCCCCGCAACCCCGCAACGATTGCCGACAACGTCGGTGACAATGTTGGTGACGTGGCCGGTATGGGTGCCGACCTTTACGAGTCGTACGCAGGTTCGATCTTGGCAACGATGGCACTGGGCGTGGCCGCCGTCAGCCTGGGCGGCGTTCCGGAGGGTTTTGCCGACAAAATCTCGGCGCAATTGGCCTTCCTGGGTGCCCCGATGGTCTTGGCCGGTGTTGGAATTCTGCTTTCGTTGGCAGGTATTTTCTTGGTCGCCACCGAAGAAGGTGCATCCATGAAAAAGCTGATGATGGCATTGAACAAAGGAATCTGGGGTTCCAGCGGCATGGTCTTGATCGCTGCCATGATCATCATGCCGATTTTGTTGCCGTCCAGCGTTTGCTGGGGTGTTGTGATCGCAGTGGCTACCGGCTTGATCGTCGGTCTGATCATTGGATACGGAACGGAATACTACACCAGTGCCGAATACAAACCGACGCAAGGCATTTCCGACCAAGCGGTCAGCGGCACCGGCCCACTGATCATCGACGGCGTGGCCACCGGACTG is from Crateriforma conspicua and encodes:
- a CDS encoding sulfatase-like hydrolase/transferase, which translates into the protein MILLSRCLRFPAGRLIAVCLCCLAATNFCAAENDRPNILLILTDDQSCSSLSCYGGTLVSTPAIDQLATEGVRLTSAYVTPQCTPTRAALLTGQSPPRNGMWHVIGWYGTPFAPVTEPLYRESLDPESCHMPHWLRSAGYRTGMAGKWHLTNNEHGHYTYLKAESADQFGFDFVASPGPGSQNEGDKWVDHLTNQTIRFMDDSDEGPWFFYLAHHTLHGKVSAPVPLVEKYLNAGHPAEGMNNATYLAAIEHLDLSIGRILDHLQASGQADNTMIVFLSDNGGVDTQLALPQWNDQPLDGSQPMLVHKEEFDSDPLRAGKGSVYEGGIRVPCLVRWPGTVPAGKTIDTPVQVTDWLTTFLAAADVDRSQLGTDAGVTLYGLNVMPVLQGDIAPTRDLCWYMPLYDLRWGATPAAIIRRGRWKLIEFFGDHVDAKGQYRTGQRTELYDLEADLAETHNLAPERPELVNELRQRLIDWIRNAGAPIPTQNPHADPNRWLWETRDKPPWISEADWPRAPGLP
- a CDS encoding acetyl-CoA carboxylase biotin carboxyl carrier protein subunit gives rise to the protein MKLKIKIDGDVYEVEVDVAEEESPQPGFVPASESYQAPGVAPPVAPPSGGGGQVVEDESKVCRSPVSGVVIRVPVEVGEEIEQDQELMVLEAMKMETVITAPIAGKIAKLNAEVGGSVKANDVLIEFE
- a CDS encoding acyl-CoA carboxylase subunit beta, producing MDDLVDDLRQRRDTVMLGGGEKRLEKQRDQGKMTARERVDNLVDDASFEEFGIFAEHRQTQFGLGGRVIPADGVVTGAASIDGRLVHLASQDFTVLGGSAGEVHSLKVADAMKRSLKTGSPFVFLNDSGGARVQEGIDSLSGYGQVFRSNVLLSGAVPQISLICGPCAGGAAYSPALTDFVIQTRKAQMFITGPQVIKQVTGEEITAEQLGGADSHMIHSGVVHFVARDDADALHICRRLLSFLPSNNLEDAPIVPCDDNLEPNPELNNIVPVDHKAGYDIRAVIAEVVDRKDFLEVQAGHATNMVVGFARILGRTVGIVANQPMVLAGAIDNHAANKASRFIRFCNAFNIPLVTMVDVPGYLPGVEQEYNGIIRNGAKLLFAYSAATVPMVQLILRKSYGGAHVAMCSRDIGADAVFAWPTAEVAVMGAEGAVEIVFRKEMAEAEDPVARRAELIAEYREAFASPYVAAGRRLVDDVIEPADTRKHIARALEYLRNKRDQRPPKKHGLIPL
- a CDS encoding methylmalonyl-CoA carboxytransferase subunit 5S — translated: MTRHVDVTELVLRDGHQSILATRMALEDMVPICEEIDQAGYWSVECWGGATYDSCIRFLNEDPWERLRTFRKLLPNSRLQMLLRGQNLLGYRHYEDTVVDRFVDKSAENGMDVFRVFDALNDIRNLKRAMEAVRRTGKHAEGTICYTTSPLHTNDHFVEMAKRLQDMGCDSICLKDMAALLKPQPAYDIVKGIKEACGDDMLVHVHVHSTTGVTLVSLMKAIEAGADIVDTAISSLSLGPGHNPTEALVEMLEGTGYTTSLDKERLKKIKQHFAKIRPRYAEFESKFIGVETDIFDSQIPGGMISNMESQLAQQGAADRLQEVLEEVPRVREVAGFPPLVTPSSQIVGTQAVFNVLMGPYKALTGEFADLMLGYYGETIAPRDPKIIEAAEKHAKKSSITKRPADCLKPEWDELRDKASALDGFDGTDEDVLTYAMFPQVAPGFFSTRGEGPKNLSKTAEQVAEEKAKAEAARKGIKSEVNYEVKLYGKTHKVSVEPV